From a single Sphingosinicellaceae bacterium genomic region:
- a CDS encoding P27 family phage terminase small subunit, producing MSADQKIGWRYYIDAAPAGMLKLCDLPALATLVIAADLQRQASLKLQEGIGLLVKAGNGTPVPSPYVTIVARQSDIMLRASAELGFTPTSRGRVVMGEPPLPRDEFFD from the coding sequence TTGAGCGCCGACCAGAAGATCGGGTGGCGGTATTACATCGACGCTGCCCCCGCCGGCATGCTCAAGCTGTGCGATCTTCCCGCGCTGGCGACGCTCGTCATCGCGGCCGATCTCCAGCGGCAGGCGAGCCTGAAGCTGCAGGAGGGCATCGGGCTGTTGGTCAAGGCCGGCAATGGGACGCCGGTGCCGTCGCCGTACGTGACAATCGTCGCCCGGCAATCGGATATCATGCTCCGTGCCAGCGCCGAACTCGGCTTTACCCCGACCAGCCGAGGCCGCGTGGTCATGGGCGAGCCGCCCCTGCCGCGTGATGAGTTCTTCGACTGA
- a CDS encoding ATP-binding protein — protein sequence MAQTFNELAFSPTIQEMIQSRPDSNITILTGSNNSGKSAYLKKTIASRSFLYIGVNRFFSFHHLPLYTENATELDQWFQQQQNTAHQAFQNFEGSYFNCSTAITRLSNDRRKILFEIFLELFGISVEVRAEDVGNDFSNRFVSVGGESLSVTSSGTRLFLGVLAALMDERFSSVAIDEPELGLSPTLQRKLADIIIRGERRDKLFPHNPHIILSTHSHLFLDRSFPENNYVVSKLGNLITAKPCLSIVELHDIQFRLLGNDLSELFLPDAVIFVEGETDKIYLERVLGIHLAPSRIVIESCNGDIARRLSFWASSLGNIQLSPYRARTLVVYDKVKQAGLETLCARVGLPLQNMIEWDDNGIEFLYPDALVSSIYRRQGVKAESLTINGDFVSYGDISYKKMELCKLVTDGITETTALPVELTNKLIEPLRNLMR from the coding sequence ATGGCCCAGACATTCAATGAACTTGCGTTTTCACCTACCATACAAGAAATGATTCAGTCTCGACCAGACTCAAATATAACCATTTTGACTGGTAGCAATAACTCAGGCAAATCGGCTTACTTGAAGAAGACGATAGCGAGCCGTTCATTTCTCTATATTGGTGTTAATAGGTTCTTCTCGTTTCATCATCTTCCGCTTTACACTGAGAACGCCACGGAGCTTGACCAGTGGTTTCAGCAACAACAGAATACTGCACATCAGGCATTTCAGAACTTTGAAGGTTCATATTTCAATTGTTCGACAGCTATAACTCGACTTTCTAATGACAGACGAAAAATACTTTTTGAAATATTTTTAGAATTATTTGGGATTTCGGTCGAGGTGCGCGCAGAAGATGTAGGTAACGACTTTAGTAATCGGTTTGTTTCTGTGGGCGGAGAAAGTCTTAGTGTCACGTCGAGTGGCACAAGGTTGTTCCTCGGAGTGCTTGCGGCATTGATGGACGAACGATTTTCTTCTGTTGCGATTGACGAGCCTGAATTAGGACTTTCGCCGACGCTTCAAAGGAAATTAGCGGATATAATCATTAGAGGTGAAAGACGAGATAAACTTTTCCCGCACAACCCTCATATCATTCTTAGTACCCACTCGCATTTATTCCTTGATCGCAGCTTCCCAGAAAATAATTATGTCGTCAGCAAATTGGGAAATCTGATTACCGCCAAGCCCTGTTTAAGTATCGTCGAGTTGCATGACATTCAGTTCCGTCTTCTCGGAAATGACCTGAGTGAGTTATTTCTTCCAGATGCAGTCATTTTTGTCGAGGGTGAAACCGACAAAATATATTTGGAACGAGTTTTAGGAATACATCTCGCTCCATCTCGTATTGTGATAGAGTCGTGTAACGGTGATATTGCCAGAAGACTCAGCTTCTGGGCGTCTTCTCTAGGGAATATTCAATTGAGTCCATATCGGGCACGGACTTTGGTTGTCTATGATAAAGTCAAGCAGGCCGGGCTTGAGACTCTCTGCGCGAGGGTGGGTTTACCCCTACAAAACATGATTGAGTGGGATGATAATGGCATCGAGTTTCTTTATCCGGATGCTCTCGTATCCTCCATCTATCGCAGGCAAGGCGTTAAAGCGGAAAGCCTGACGATCAACGGCGACTTTGTCAGCTACGGCGACATTTCCTACAAAAAAATGGAGCTTTGCAAGTTAGTGACCGACGGCATAACCGAAACCACGGCGCTCCCAGTCGAGCTTACTAATAAGCTCATTGAACCGTTGCGAAACCTCATGCGCTAG
- the ggt gene encoding gamma-glutamyltransferase yields MRAALVALMALGLVTARAEAASPVPIGAEHGMVVSAHHLASDAGVDILRHGGNAVDAAVAVAYALAVTFPEAGNIGGGGFMTIRLRDGHQTFIDFRETAPAAATATMFQDAAGNVVPGLSTRGYRAVAVPGTVAGLELARARYGTRPRPVLMAPAIRLASKGFVLDQGDADFLDQGASDFAKDAPSAAIFLKQGRPWQKGDRLVQADLGRMLKAIATDGPKAFYTGLAAQRIVAASRSHRGIITMADFAGYKAIERAPLECDYRGYHIVAAPPPSSGGVVICETLNILSGYPLAALGFHSAQGVHYTVEALRRAYHDRNVNLGDPGFVRADVAKLISVGYAARLRAGIAADKATVSTSLGVPGVGKEGRSTTHFSIVDAQGNAVSLTYTLNDWFGARVTAAGTGVLLNDEMDDFSSKPGVPNMFGLVEGANNAVAPGKRPLSSMSPTIVTKDGQLTMVIGTPGGSHIPTGVLQVIINVIDHGMSITEATDAPRIHAQWLPDILYYERNALSPDTMTALAAKGHKLELMGYENQTAAILVGAPAIGASKVGRDFLYGAIDPRLPVGTVAGY; encoded by the coding sequence ATGCGAGCAGCCTTGGTGGCACTAATGGCGCTGGGCCTGGTGACCGCGCGCGCCGAGGCGGCGTCGCCGGTGCCGATCGGCGCGGAACACGGCATGGTCGTGTCGGCGCACCATCTGGCCAGCGACGCGGGGGTCGATATCCTCCGGCACGGCGGCAATGCCGTCGATGCGGCGGTTGCGGTAGCCTATGCGTTGGCGGTGACTTTCCCGGAGGCGGGCAATATCGGCGGCGGCGGCTTCATGACGATCCGCCTGCGCGACGGTCACCAGACCTTCATCGACTTCCGCGAGACCGCGCCCGCAGCCGCGACCGCGACGATGTTCCAGGATGCCGCCGGCAACGTCGTCCCCGGGCTTTCGACGCGCGGTTATCGTGCCGTCGCGGTCCCGGGGACCGTCGCCGGGCTCGAGTTGGCACGAGCCAGGTACGGCACACGGCCGCGCCCCGTCCTGATGGCGCCGGCGATCCGGCTGGCCTCGAAGGGCTTTGTCCTCGACCAGGGCGACGCCGATTTCCTGGACCAGGGTGCCAGCGACTTCGCCAAGGACGCGCCGAGCGCCGCGATCTTCCTAAAGCAGGGCCGGCCTTGGCAAAAGGGCGACAGGCTGGTTCAGGCCGATCTCGGCCGCATGCTCAAGGCGATAGCAACCGATGGGCCGAAGGCGTTCTACACGGGCCTCGCGGCCCAGCGCATCGTCGCGGCAAGCCGATCCCACCGCGGGATCATCACGATGGCGGATTTTGCCGGCTACAAGGCCATCGAGCGCGCGCCGCTCGAATGCGACTACCGCGGCTATCACATCGTCGCGGCACCACCGCCGAGCTCGGGCGGCGTCGTCATTTGCGAGACGCTGAACATACTCAGCGGCTACCCGCTGGCAGCATTGGGTTTTCACTCGGCCCAAGGTGTCCACTACACGGTCGAGGCACTGCGCCGCGCCTATCACGACCGCAACGTCAACCTCGGCGACCCTGGCTTCGTCAGGGCGGATGTCGCGAAGCTGATCTCCGTCGGCTATGCGGCACGGCTGCGTGCCGGCATCGCCGCCGACAAGGCCACTGTCTCGACGTCGCTCGGTGTCCCCGGCGTGGGCAAAGAAGGACGCAGCACAACCCATTTCTCGATCGTCGACGCGCAGGGCAACGCGGTCTCGCTGACCTATACGCTGAACGACTGGTTCGGCGCGCGCGTGACCGCTGCCGGCACCGGCGTCCTGCTCAACGACGAAATGGACGACTTCTCGTCGAAGCCGGGCGTCCCGAATATGTTCGGGCTGGTCGAGGGTGCCAATAATGCCGTTGCGCCGGGCAAACGGCCGCTGTCCTCCATGAGCCCGACGATCGTTACGAAGGACGGCCAACTAACGATGGTAATCGGGACACCCGGGGGCAGCCATATCCCGACGGGCGTCTTGCAGGTGATCATCAACGTCATCGATCACGGCATGTCGATCACCGAGGCCACCGATGCGCCGCGTATCCACGCGCAGTGGCTGCCCGATATCCTCTACTACGAGCGCAACGCGCTCAGCCCTGACACGATGACGGCTCTGGCGGCCAAGGGCCACAAGCTGGAGCTCATGGGCTATGAGAACCAGACCGCGGCGATCCTGGTGGGGGCGCCGGCGATCGGCGCGTCAAAAGTCGGGCGTGATTTTCTATACGGTGCAATCGATCCTCGGCTGCCGGTCGGGACTGTCGCCGGATATTGA
- a CDS encoding TonB-dependent receptor, translated as MKMPNLRLFRAILVGSVAGAALCGTQQAWAQTATKIAASSTEDAQDIIVTGTRRTDRSLADSPSPVDIIGADEIAAQPAANMLDVIKNIVPSFFVSQNTISDASSFVRAPSLRGLPADEILVQLNGKRYNRSALVQVYSGGDTALGYGSQGSDISAIPSIAVKSLQILREGATAQYGSDAIGGVLNYGLRDDAGFELQARYGQYYDHGDGASKQVAGNAGVKLGDRGFINVSAEYDKDGETSRGATRPIAVVFAQQFPALAPQLPNYPGPVQNWGSSRSEGYKLLLNSAYEVTDNSKIYLFVNIAHNKGNESFNYRSPISAPTPLAIDDGSGVPAFSSPGANGAFGHPAYLTSCPTGNVTCPNGGFVKDGNVYNFTSLYPAGFTPRFIGKTDEAYGTLGYKGSTEGGFTYDLSGTLSRNALELSMTNSLNASFGPDTQTDFKFGKLIQTEFDANLDLSYPIEIGLAAPLTLSAGAEYRREQYEATVGDLQSYSAGPFASQSLYVQTAPGVYTPSLVSDGKGGFVPEVVSFSPAASGYGGTSPSSAGKFKQTNYAIYGDAETDLTKALSAGLAARYEHYNTFGNAFVVKFNAIYKFADAFSLRGTVGTGFHAPSPGQSNVEILTTNFVAGNQVQTGTYQVGNPISQFYGAKPLKPEKSTNFGLGAIIKPADALTLTVDAYSIRVRNRIGITQPFDVTAADIAALPALSTVGVGGNVNYFTNGFNTKTDGVDVVGSYRTPLLDGKLNLTLAYNYNKSKVTKFDPAVISDAQISDISNFAPKHRVILSGNWQIADFTLNVRENYYSAWSVQVDYPGDKFGSKFTSDLDLSYTFKEHFTLTLGAINLFNTKPDRISATSANPIYALTNSTADGQIYPRSGGPFGINGGFWYARVRVKY; from the coding sequence ATGAAGATGCCCAATCTGAGGCTTTTCAGAGCTATACTCGTTGGCAGTGTTGCCGGTGCGGCGCTTTGCGGGACGCAGCAAGCTTGGGCGCAAACCGCGACCAAGATCGCCGCGAGCAGCACCGAAGACGCCCAGGACATCATCGTTACCGGAACGCGGCGGACCGACCGGTCGCTGGCGGATTCCCCATCGCCCGTCGACATCATTGGTGCCGATGAGATTGCCGCTCAGCCGGCGGCCAACATGCTGGATGTCATCAAGAACATCGTACCGTCGTTTTTCGTCAGCCAGAACACCATCTCGGACGCCTCGTCGTTCGTGCGGGCACCATCACTGCGAGGCCTGCCAGCCGACGAGATCCTGGTCCAGCTCAATGGCAAGCGGTACAACCGCTCGGCACTCGTTCAGGTCTACAGCGGCGGCGACACCGCATTGGGCTATGGTTCGCAGGGCTCGGATATTTCCGCCATCCCGTCGATCGCGGTCAAAAGCCTGCAGATTCTACGCGAGGGTGCCACTGCCCAATATGGTTCCGACGCGATCGGCGGCGTGTTGAACTACGGGCTCCGCGACGATGCGGGCTTCGAGCTGCAGGCGCGCTATGGCCAGTATTACGATCACGGTGACGGTGCCAGCAAGCAGGTCGCCGGTAACGCCGGCGTCAAGCTCGGTGATCGGGGCTTCATCAATGTCTCGGCGGAATACGACAAGGACGGCGAGACCAGCCGCGGCGCAACGCGGCCGATCGCGGTTGTCTTTGCGCAGCAATTTCCTGCGCTGGCACCGCAGCTCCCGAATTACCCGGGACCGGTGCAGAACTGGGGCTCCTCGCGCAGTGAAGGCTACAAGCTGCTGCTCAACTCTGCGTATGAGGTAACCGACAACAGCAAGATCTACCTGTTCGTCAACATCGCGCACAACAAGGGCAACGAGAGTTTCAACTACCGTTCGCCGATCTCCGCGCCGACTCCGCTGGCGATCGACGATGGCTCGGGGGTTCCGGCCTTCAGCAGCCCCGGCGCCAACGGCGCGTTCGGACATCCGGCTTATTTGACGTCTTGCCCAACCGGGAACGTGACCTGCCCGAATGGCGGTTTCGTCAAGGACGGCAATGTCTACAACTTCACTTCGCTGTATCCGGCCGGTTTTACACCGCGCTTTATCGGCAAGACCGATGAAGCTTACGGCACCCTTGGTTACAAGGGCTCGACGGAGGGCGGCTTCACCTACGATCTGTCGGGAACGCTCAGCCGCAACGCGCTCGAGTTGTCGATGACAAATTCGCTGAACGCTTCCTTTGGTCCGGATACCCAGACCGACTTCAAGTTCGGCAAGCTGATCCAGACCGAATTCGATGCCAATCTCGACCTCAGCTACCCGATCGAGATCGGCCTAGCGGCGCCACTAACGCTGTCGGCGGGCGCCGAATATCGCCGAGAACAGTACGAAGCGACGGTTGGCGACCTGCAGTCGTACAGCGCCGGCCCGTTCGCCTCGCAAAGCCTTTATGTCCAGACGGCGCCGGGGGTCTACACGCCGTCGCTGGTCTCGGACGGTAAGGGCGGGTTTGTCCCCGAGGTCGTCAGCTTCAGCCCCGCTGCGAGCGGTTATGGCGGCACCAGTCCCAGTTCGGCCGGCAAGTTCAAGCAGACCAACTACGCGATCTACGGGGACGCCGAAACCGACCTGACCAAGGCGCTCAGTGCCGGCCTCGCGGCGCGCTACGAGCACTACAACACCTTCGGCAATGCCTTCGTCGTCAAGTTCAATGCGATCTACAAGTTCGCCGACGCGTTCTCGCTACGCGGCACGGTCGGCACCGGTTTCCATGCGCCGTCGCCGGGCCAGAGCAACGTCGAGATCCTGACCACGAACTTCGTTGCCGGAAACCAGGTCCAGACCGGTACCTATCAGGTCGGCAACCCGATCTCGCAGTTCTACGGGGCCAAGCCGCTCAAGCCCGAGAAGTCGACGAACTTCGGCCTCGGCGCGATCATCAAGCCGGCCGACGCCCTGACCCTGACTGTCGACGCGTACTCGATCCGCGTCCGGAACCGGATCGGCATCACCCAGCCGTTCGATGTCACGGCGGCCGATATCGCGGCGTTGCCGGCGCTCTCGACTGTCGGTGTTGGCGGCAACGTCAATTATTTCACCAACGGCTTCAACACCAAGACCGATGGCGTGGATGTGGTCGGCAGCTACCGCACGCCACTGCTCGACGGTAAGCTCAACCTGACGCTCGCCTACAATTACAACAAGAGCAAGGTAACCAAGTTCGACCCGGCGGTAATCAGCGACGCGCAGATTTCCGACATATCGAACTTTGCTCCCAAGCATCGCGTGATCCTGTCCGGCAACTGGCAGATAGCCGACTTCACGTTGAACGTCCGGGAAAATTACTACAGCGCGTGGAGTGTCCAGGTTGACTATCCAGGTGACAAGTTCGGCTCGAAGTTCACCTCCGACCTTGATCTCAGCTACACCTTCAAGGAGCACTTCACCCTGACCCTGGGCGCGATCAACCTGTTCAACACCAAGCCGGACAGGATTTCGGCGACGAGCGCCAACCCGATTTACGCGCTGACCAACAGCACCGCGGACGGCCAGATCTACCCGCGCAGCGGCGGCCCGTTCGGGATCAACGGCGGGTTCTGGTACGCCCGGGTCCGCGTAAAATACTGA
- a CDS encoding BLUF domain-containing protein, with amino-acid sequence MFDEPGFPSGADPDDAAPMLYTFVYCSRAAEGVDDVEVGRIVESAQRRNLARGITGVLVFGSGVFFQWIEGPAVQMQNLIASLGDDPRHYDVVPLDWSEEKRERLYPDWEMEQVKADDIRAVLQDALGSTEDENNVAALRRILEHLDSGPLDSLGRS; translated from the coding sequence ATGTTCGACGAACCCGGTTTTCCAAGCGGCGCTGACCCGGACGACGCCGCGCCCATGCTTTATACTTTCGTCTATTGCAGTCGTGCCGCCGAAGGTGTGGACGATGTTGAGGTCGGCCGGATCGTCGAGTCCGCTCAACGCCGCAATCTCGCCCGTGGTATCACCGGGGTGCTGGTTTTCGGCAGCGGCGTCTTCTTCCAATGGATCGAGGGGCCGGCCGTCCAGATGCAAAATTTGATCGCGAGCCTGGGTGACGATCCGCGCCATTACGATGTCGTGCCGCTGGACTGGAGTGAGGAAAAGCGCGAGCGTCTGTATCCGGATTGGGAGATGGAGCAGGTCAAGGCCGACGACATTCGCGCGGTGCTGCAGGACGCGCTCGGGAGCACTGAAGACGAGAACAACGTCGCGGCACTAAGGCGTATTCTCGAGCACCTCGATTCGGGGCCGCTAGATTCGCTTGGGCGAAGCTGA
- a CDS encoding SulP family inorganic anion transporter has product MKFKSIDYRRQWFTDGPAARRDVMAGIVVALALIPEAIGFSIIAGVDPRVGLYASVAIAMTIALIGGRPGMVSAATAAVAVVVIPLVRNHGVEYLFAATILMGCIQIVAGLLRLDLVMQFVSRSVITGFVNALAILIFMAQLPQFTNVGWETYAMVAGGLAIIYGFPRITKAVPSPLVAILILSAISIGLGLSVNTVADMGKLPQGLPSLALPEVPLTLDTLRIILPYSLTMAAVGLLESLLTAQIVDDMTDTDSNKRQECAGQGGANIVAALIGGMGGCAMIGQSVINVTSGGRGRLSTFVAGAFLLFLLAVLGPFVGRIPMPALVAVMIMVSIGTFSWNSIPNLRRHPPSSSVVMLTTVLVVVTTHDLSLGVLAGVLLSGIFFAGKVQRMFSVERNVSGDSEQATYCVTGEIFFASVDRFTRAFQTESSARRVLIDVTGAHFWDISGVGALDKIVARLRRDGREVEVVGYNRASADIIDRFALHDKTGVEMGLAPH; this is encoded by the coding sequence ATGAAATTCAAATCCATCGATTATCGGCGCCAGTGGTTCACAGACGGCCCTGCCGCCCGCCGCGACGTCATGGCCGGCATCGTTGTTGCTCTCGCGCTCATCCCTGAAGCGATTGGCTTTTCCATCATCGCCGGTGTCGATCCGCGCGTCGGTCTCTATGCGTCGGTTGCAATCGCTATGACCATTGCGCTGATCGGCGGTCGACCTGGCATGGTGTCGGCCGCCACGGCGGCGGTTGCGGTAGTGGTGATCCCGCTGGTGCGCAATCACGGCGTCGAGTATCTTTTCGCGGCAACGATCCTGATGGGCTGCATCCAGATCGTTGCCGGGCTGCTCCGGCTCGACCTCGTCATGCAGTTCGTGTCGCGCTCAGTCATCACCGGTTTCGTCAACGCGCTCGCCATCCTCATCTTCATGGCGCAACTGCCACAATTCACCAACGTGGGCTGGGAGACCTACGCCATGGTCGCTGGTGGCCTGGCGATCATCTACGGCTTCCCTCGCATCACCAAGGCGGTGCCGTCTCCGCTGGTGGCGATCTTGATCCTGAGCGCGATCAGCATCGGCCTTGGCCTTTCCGTCAACACGGTTGCTGACATGGGCAAGCTTCCCCAGGGGCTGCCGAGCCTTGCGCTGCCGGAGGTCCCCCTGACGCTCGACACGCTGCGGATTATTCTTCCCTATTCGCTTACCATGGCGGCGGTCGGCCTGCTGGAATCGCTCCTCACGGCCCAGATCGTGGACGACATGACCGATACGGACAGCAACAAGCGCCAGGAATGCGCCGGCCAGGGCGGCGCGAACATCGTCGCGGCGCTAATCGGCGGCATGGGCGGCTGCGCCATGATCGGTCAGTCGGTCATCAACGTGACTTCCGGCGGGCGCGGCCGCCTCTCCACCTTCGTCGCAGGTGCCTTTCTTCTTTTCCTGCTGGCGGTACTCGGCCCTTTTGTCGGGCGTATTCCCATGCCAGCGCTCGTCGCCGTGATGATCATGGTCTCGATCGGCACCTTCAGCTGGAACTCGATTCCGAACCTGCGCCGTCATCCACCCAGCTCGTCCGTGGTGATGCTGACCACCGTCCTGGTGGTGGTCACCACGCACGATCTGTCGCTTGGCGTGCTCGCCGGCGTGTTGCTGTCCGGAATTTTCTTCGCTGGCAAGGTGCAGCGAATGTTCTCGGTCGAGCGCAACGTGTCGGGCGACAGCGAGCAGGCAACATATTGCGTAACGGGCGAGATCTTCTTCGCGTCCGTTGATCGCTTCACGCGGGCTTTCCAAACCGAAAGCAGCGCTCGCCGGGTGCTCATCGACGTGACCGGCGCCCATTTCTGGGACATTTCCGGCGTTGGCGCCCTCGACAAGATCGTTGCGCGCCTTCGACGCGACGGGCGCGAGGTCGAGGTAGTCGGATACAACCGTGCCAGTGCCGACATCATCGACCGCTTCGCACTTCATGACAAAACTGGCGTCGAGATGGGGCTTGCACCGCATTGA
- a CDS encoding DUF2254 domain-containing protein, whose translation MNARIRQFLGNLADTFWLLPALLVISGIALALGMVALDRSLLVPQALIDSPWLYNGGGTGARTLLGAVASSTIGVAGTVFSITIAALSLAAGQMGPRLLRNFVSDRGNQFTLGAFLGTFSYALMVLRSVRTQDEGVFVPHASMTVGILLAFLCVGVLVYFVGHMAGRINVDTVIELVSEDVSDAVESLTLPEAPSGADWRELGSAAVVVTDPRQGYLQELDHDALAGWAAAHGTRIDLLVRPGDFVFPGAPIARAEPEVDGIYAAIRRATALGGQRVSRADLEYPVRQLVEIAVRALSPGINDPHTAISVLDRMGATLCTIAPRHLQTGITLKNGALALRTPATSYDGLSDVMFNMIRQNAAGSPAVLIRIIEVLAAVASCESDPNRMATLRRHAGLVVEDATRTIASRADLADLLERHSASALA comes from the coding sequence ATGAACGCCCGCATTCGACAATTCCTTGGCAATCTCGCCGACACGTTCTGGCTGTTGCCGGCGCTGCTCGTCATCTCCGGCATCGCGCTCGCCCTCGGCATGGTGGCGCTCGATCGCAGCTTGTTGGTGCCGCAGGCGCTTATCGACAGCCCCTGGCTCTACAATGGCGGCGGCACCGGTGCCCGGACGCTGCTCGGCGCCGTCGCCTCGTCGACCATCGGTGTCGCCGGCACGGTGTTCTCGATCACCATCGCCGCGCTGTCGCTCGCGGCGGGCCAGATGGGACCGCGGCTGCTCCGCAACTTCGTCAGTGACCGCGGCAACCAGTTCACGCTCGGAGCCTTCCTCGGCACGTTCTCCTATGCGCTGATGGTCTTGCGCAGCGTCCGGACGCAGGACGAGGGCGTCTTCGTTCCGCACGCCTCCATGACGGTCGGTATCCTGCTCGCGTTCCTGTGCGTCGGCGTGCTGGTCTATTTTGTCGGGCACATGGCAGGCCGGATCAACGTCGATACGGTTATCGAATTGGTCAGCGAGGACGTCAGCGACGCGGTGGAATCGCTGACCTTGCCGGAAGCGCCTTCCGGTGCGGACTGGCGCGAACTAGGAAGCGCCGCCGTTGTCGTAACCGACCCGCGCCAAGGCTATCTGCAGGAGCTCGACCACGATGCGCTCGCTGGCTGGGCGGCCGCGCACGGCACGCGGATCGATCTGCTGGTTCGCCCGGGCGACTTCGTGTTTCCGGGGGCGCCCATCGCCCGCGCCGAACCAGAGGTCGACGGTATCTATGCTGCGATCCGGCGGGCGACGGCGCTCGGCGGTCAGCGGGTCAGCCGGGCGGATCTTGAATATCCGGTACGGCAGCTGGTCGAGATCGCGGTTCGCGCCCTGTCGCCGGGCATCAACGACCCGCACACTGCGATCAGTGTGCTCGACCGAATGGGCGCTACCCTGTGCACTATCGCCCCTCGGCATCTCCAGACCGGTATCACCTTGAAAAATGGGGCTTTGGCACTGCGGACACCGGCGACGTCGTACGATGGACTATCCGATGTGATGTTCAACATGATCCGGCAGAACGCCGCCGGCAGCCCGGCTGTTCTGATACGAATTATCGAAGTGCTAGCTGCCGTTGCCTCGTGCGAGAGCGACCCCAATCGTATGGCAACGCTTCGACGCCATGCAGGGTTGGTAGTTGAGGACGCCACGCGGACGATCGCATCACGCGCCGACTTGGCCGACCTGCTCGAGCGCCACTCGGCTTCCGCGCTGGCCTGA